Proteins found in one Triticum urartu cultivar G1812 chromosome 4, Tu2.1, whole genome shotgun sequence genomic segment:
- the LOC125554542 gene encoding uncharacterized protein LOC125554542 has protein sequence MKRAKDYGWMAKTWTRSIYSDVWCDGLTIDTSEISFTDSSLPNLLPGMFDEENNLTWKKLTSAGPTLSLLDDNVIYIMAKESMCHPTAYVLTVDTKSLKLESGAQCAPQKTAWFEPTYEPCVLFSSFGTTSELVKEFETKGTIFEIKEGPVLSVVSKRLRVLRKKQNRIAQMEESVAAGKMLNQEQKELMHSKPVIAALIDELERLRVPLSTALTKELSTVPAPAAGSSSFGSDLSIQDLLALIYFGSLFYVKSPNEFITTMVACKNERSSCITHGYVWDDTVDLLVENDLDAVSVVAALAAARPSSADGVSHHDALQDCAHHACLWLTRADAPIHPGSSVTYAAVRSKLDRIMASDYYTAPAVAGNHGAEGLQAQMSMTDSPEAPSLKETLAAENHKEDEEDSSHATEIDNDHQSNAADVQNVNQRGGDRGWRGAYPNGRSGHGGGRGMGSKYENGRGGGGGGGRGMGSGYENGRGGGGGGCGMGSGYENGCGGGGGYQNDWGCGGGYQNGRDGGGSSGYQNSRGGGGGGGYQNSRGGGGSGGYQNSRGGGGGGGYYNNDDGYYQPRNLNNRGRGAGRWPRGHRED, from the exons ATGAAGCGAGCAAAGGATTATGGCTGGATGGCTAAAACATGGACTAGATCAATTTATTCAGATGTTTGGTGTGATGGCTTGACGATTGATACGTCTGAGATATCTTTCACCGACTCAAGTTTGCCGAATTTGTTGCCTGGGATGTTTGATGAGGAAAACAATTTGACTTGGAAGAAATTGACTAGTGCTGGTCCTACATTAAGCTTGCTTGATGACAATGTTATTTACATTATGGCGAAGGAGAGCATGTGCCATCCGACAGCATATGTACTTACTGTGGACACCAAAAGTTTGAAGCTCGAGTCTGGTGCGCAGTGTGCTCCTCAAAAGACTGCGTGGTTCGAACCAACATATGAACCGTGTGTTCTTTTTAGCTCTTTTGGCACGACTTCAG AGTTGGTTAAAGAATTTGAAACCAAAGGGACAATATTTGAAATCAAGGAAGGGCCGGTGCTCTCGGTGGTGTCGAAGCGTCTCCGTGTGCTGCGGAAGAAGCAGAATCGCATCGCGCAGATGGAGGAGTCCGTCGCTGCCGGCAAGATGCTTAACCAGGAGCAGAAGGAGCTCATGCACTCCAAGCCCGTCATCGCCGCGCTCATTGACGAGCTTGAGCGCCTCCGCGTACCACTCTCCACTGCTCTCACCAAGGAGCTCTCCACCGTCCCTGCACCTGCTGCCGGTTCCTCATCCTTTGGCTCCGATTTGTCCATCCAGGACCTCCTCGCGCTCATCTACTTCGGCTCCCTTTTTTATGTCAAGTCACCGAACGAGTTCATCACCACCATGGTTGCGTGCAAGAACGAACGGAGCAGCTGCATCACCCACGGCTACGTATGGGATGATACCGTGGACCTGCTCGTGGAGAACGACCTTGACGCAGTGTCTGTTGTGGCGGCCCTTGCCGCGGCTCGCCCTTCTTCCGCAGATGGTGTCTCCCACCATGACGCACTCCAGGACTGTGCCCATCATGCCTGCCTATGGCTAACCCGTGCTGATGCGCCGATCCACCCTGGCTCCTCTGTTACAT ATGCTGCGGTGAGGTCCAAGTTAGACAGGATCATGGCATCAGACTACTACACAGCACCTGCAGTTGCTGGGAACCATGGAGCTGAAGGTCTGCAGGCACAGATGAGCATGACCGACTCACCAGAGGCACCATCACTCAAGGAGACCCTAGCTGCTGAAAATCACAAG GAGGACGAGGAAGATTCCTCACATGCCACAGAAATCGACAATGATCATCAGTCTAATGCAGCCGATGTGCAAAATGTG AACCAGCGAGGTGGTGATCGTGGCTGGAGGGGGGCCTACCCTAATGGCCGCAGCGGGCATGGAGGCGGCCGTGGCATGGGCAGCAAATACGAGAATGGgcgtggaggtggtggtggtggcggccgTGGCATGGGCAGTGGATACGAGAATGGgcgtggaggtggtggtggtggctgTGGCATGGGCAGCGGATACGAAAATGGgtgtggaggtggtggtggatacCAGAATGACTGGGGTTGTGGTGGCGGATACCAGAATGGTCGGGATGGTGGTGGCAGCAGCGGGTACCAGAACAGCcggggtggtggtggcggtggcgggTACCAGAACAGCCGGGGTGGTGGTGGCAGCGGCGGGTACCAGAATAGccggggtggtggtggtggcggcgggtACTACAACAACGACGATGGTTACTACCAGCCGAGGAACTTGAACAACAGGGGCAGGGGCGCAGGGAGGTGGCCACGCGGACACCGAGAGGATTGA